A stretch of Episyrphus balteatus chromosome 2, idEpiBalt1.1, whole genome shotgun sequence DNA encodes these proteins:
- the LOC129908946 gene encoding isocitrate dehydrogenase [NADP] cytoplasmic, protein MTTERMERSCESCIPKEMASKIKTGPVVDMLGDEMTRIIWSSIKEKLILPFLNIDLHTYDLGMENRDLTNDQVTIDCAEAVKKYNVGIKCATITPDEKRVEEFKLKKMWKSPNGTIRNILGGTVFREAIICKNIPRLVTGWEKPIIIGRHAHADQYKATDFVVPEAGTLTMVFQPANAGGTVIKEVVHEYKSPGVALAMYNTDESIVDFAHSSMKFALARKFPLYLSTKNTILKKYDGRFKDIFEEIYQKDYKKQYEEAGIWYEHRLIDDMVAYCMKSEGGFVWACKNYDGDVQSDSVAQGYGSLGLMTSVLLCPDGKTVESEAAHGTVTRHYRMYQQGKETSTNPIASIFAWTRGLLHRAKLDNNTELHNFAETLEKVCIDTIESGFMTKDLAICIKGMNNVQRKDYMETFEFMDKLADNLKAALKQ, encoded by the coding sequence ATGGCTTCCAAAATTAAAACTGGCCCCGTTGTTGACATGCTCGGCGACGAGATGACTCGTATCATCTGGAGTTCCATTAAGGAAAAGCTTATTTTGCCATTCCTTAATATTGATTTGCATACCTATGATTTGGGAATGGAAAATCGCGACTTGACCAATGATCAAGTTACTATTGACTGTGCTGAAGCAGTCAAGAAGTACAATGTTGGTATCAAGTGTGCCACTATCACTCCCGACGAGAAGCGTGTTGAGGAATTCAAATTGAAGAAGATGTGGAAATCACCCAACGGAACCATTCGTAACATTCTCGGAGGCACTGTCTTCCGTGAGGCTATTATCTGCAAGAACATTCCACGTCTAGTGACTGGCTGGGAGAAGCCAATCATCATTGGTCGCCATGCTCACGCTGACCAGTACAAGGCAACAGATTTTGTTGTCCCTGAAGCTGGTACCTTGACAATGGTATTCCAACCTGCCAATGCAGGAGGTACAGTTATTAAGGAGGTTGTCCACGAATACAAATCCCCTGGAGTTGCTCTCGCTATGTACAATACTGATGAATCGATTGTTGACTTTGCACACTCATCCATGAAATTCGCTTTGGCTAGGAAATTCCCACTCTATCTTAGTACCAAGAACACCATTCTCAAGAAATACGATGGACGATTCAAGGATATCTTCGAAGAAATCTACCAAAAGGACTACAAGAAGCAATACGAAGAAGCCGGTATCTGGTATGAACATCGTCTCATTGATGACATGGTTGCCTATTGCATGAAGTCGGAAGGAGGATTCGTGTGGGCTTGCAAGAACTACGATGGTGATGTACAATCTGATTCTGTTGCTCAAGGTTATGGTTCTCTTGGTCTGATGACATCGGTGCTACTTTGTCCTGATGGCAAAACTGTCGAATCGGAAGCTGCTCACGGAACTGTTACTCGTCATTACAGAATGTACCAACAAGGCAAGGAAACCTCAACCAACCCAATTGCATCGATCTTTGCATGGACCCGTGGTCTTCTTCATCGTGCCAAGTTGGACAACAACACTGAACTACATAACTTCGCTGAAACCTTGGAAAAAGTCTGCATCGATACTATTGAATCTGGATTCATGACTAAAGATTTGGCCATTTGTATTAAGGGAATGAATAATGTTCAACGCAAGGACTATATGGAAACATTTGAGTTCATGGACAAGTTGGCTGATAATTTGAAGGCTGCCCTCAAGCAATGA